The DNA segment TTCATCACCCAGTCTAGGGTAGCCCATTCTCTAGTGGTCTCCTCAACATGCCGGTATAAAGAAAACATCCTGTACACACTCCAGGAATTCAATGTTATTGCTTATTTGGTTTGaccagtctatatgtagattgaaatcacccatgattacTGTAGTACCCTTGTTATGTACATTTATGATTCCTTATTTGATGAATCAACTACAACTTGCACCAATGCTTTCTGCCCTCTGGTGATTTTAGTTCCTCCTAGATGACTTCTACATCCTGATTTTCTGAACCAATATCCCCTCTCACTACTGCTCCAATTTCATCCTTTATTAACAATGCCACCCCACTTCCCTTTTTGCCTGTTCTTCGCAAATATCAAGTATCCTTGGATAATCAACTCTCATCTTGGTCACCTTGCAACCATATCTGCATAATGCAAATATCTCATATGCATTTACATTGATTTGTGCTGTTAATTCACATATTACAAATGCCTCAAATGTCAGTATACAGCATCATTTCTCTGCCTTTTTGACATGTTGAGTCACCTTACCATTTTTTGTACTTTGACTCTATTTGCACGCTTTTGTTTGTATACTTTGTCCCTTCTGACGATTGATTATCCTTACAAAATCACTTCCTTACACTgcttccctgcatttctctttaaCATTCCAGGCTGCTCTTAACCGGGACCCTCCCCACtgctattaattattttaaaacagtatCAATCTCCCTAGTTATTCAATTTGCTGGAAACCCATCCCAGATGGTTCAGATGTAGTGTGCCCTCATGGAACAGTTCCtccccaacttatgtacagcctgtacatacaaatgagcctTTGGGAGACTgggtggatttgctggctgctgcagaactgcaggcatcttctcccgtgtgggaactcggtttgcggctggttcaggttacgaacagttggtattggtattggtttataattgtcacttgcaccgtggtacagtgaaaaacttgtcttgcaaaccgatcgtacaggtcaatttcagttcacaagaacagaatgctatcgtaacctggggaggacctgtactaacACTCAGTTCCCCACAAGTCAAAACTCACTCGCGCACACTGATCACCAAGTCATACTTTCATCTCCAATTTTCTGGTCCAATGTTCTTGTCGGCCATGTCCAGGAATAGTCAACTTTCTAGTTTTGTTTGATTTAGTCCCTTACTACTCCAATTCTCTCAGGAGAACTTTTTCCTTAgatactaatgacataggtaaaAAAAATATATGTGGACTACAATAAAGAGCCTCCCTCTCCCAGTCCCTCTCCAGCCTGGAGATGGCCCTTTCCTAGCACTGGACGGGCAACATGCCTTTAGGTCTAGAGCTTCCTTCTTGGTTGTTGGCTCATTTGATCCACATAAACTACAATGTAAAAAGATGAGGGAGCCAAGAATAGattatttagagaaacaaaggactacagatgctggaatcttgatgaaaaacactatgatgctggaggaactcagcacgccaggcagcatccatggagaaaagcaggcagtcaatgatTATTTAGATGCTCAAGCAGAGATGGAAGAAGTGTAGCTGATATTATAACAATATTCATATGGACAAGACTATCCTGATAATAACCAAACTTTATATAACTGGAACAATGAAGAGCAAAAATTACAAGAAGTTATGTAGAATCCAAATCTTGCATTCTCACCTCTGAATCAAGAGGGTCAACAGTAGAATCCTTCAAGAATTTTATCATTACAAATTTTTTCAATTTCATCATATTTTCCTTATAGCTTTCATTGATGCCCTGCAACACAGAACAATGGTGGTTGTTTCATTCCCAAagaatatttaaagcagagatttaaATGTCATTTGATACCTACTTCCCTCTATGTATTGAAACTCAGTTCTAAGTACAATTCTCTTCAAAATGAGCAGCAAAATTGAGTCTGGGAATGGGAACCATCAAGGGAGAAATGAAGGGCCGATGGAACCAGAACAGAAGGTtgttttggaggggggggggggtggtggaggtgtaaaggggagtgggggggagcaAGCCAGTGGGCTAAGTGCATGGGTAGTGggccagatggaaccaggagagggatggggacaaaaatgggtgattgggggctggagggggctGTGAGAAAGGTGACAAAAATGGGACTGGAGGAATGGATGGAGAGAAAGTGTGAGAGCACAAgctacttgaaattggaaaattcaatgcacATCGAGTTGTAGACTACCTAGCGGAAACACAAAGTGTGGTTCCTCTGGTTTGCACTAGGCCTCACCTTGGCAATGGAGAAGACCAAGGAagaacaggtcagtgtgggactgggaaATGGATGcgactgggagctcaggatggccttTGCAGACAGAGCTCAGATGCTCTGTGaatcggtcacctagtctgcacttgatctcgctgatgtagaggaggccacatcaggagcaccgaatgcagttggaggaggtgcacgtgaatctttgcctcaccagAAGggttgtttgggtccctggatgttggTGAGAGAAGAGGTgcaagaacaagtgttgcacctcctgcaattGCAGAGGAAagagccaggggtcagggaggggtgggtggggagagatgagcagaccaggtccctgtggaaggtagaaaggggtggggaagagatgcGGCTAGTAGTGGGATCTCATTACAGCACgtggaaatgacgaaggatgatgtgctggatttgAGGCTGatagggtgaaaagtgaggactaggggaactctatctctgttataTCTGGAAGGAAgcgaggtgagagcagaagtccaaGAAAGAGACGACATGCGAGAGAGGGCTCCACCAACCATAGTAGAAGGGAagtcacatttcctgaaaaaggaagacattccAGATGTCCTTGAATGGAAGGTCTCATCTTGAGAGCAAATGTAGCAGAGACGGTGTAATTGAGAGAAATGGATGgtatccttacaagagacagggtgggaaaagGTGTAgcctaggtagctgtgggagtcagtgggttcatagcaaatgtcagtggatagcttgtctcccgagatggagacagagagatctagaaaagggagaaaTGGTCCAAGcaaatttgagagcagggtggaagttagtagcgagggtgataaaaattgatgagttccacacaggtgcaggaagaggcaccaatgcagttgtcaaatGTAATGGAAAAAGAGTTGAAGAGTGGTGCCAGAGATTTGGAACAGGGAccgttccatgtagccaacaaagagaAAGATGTCATCAAACAGGGAGAAGGGAGTTTAgcctttgatttgtaggaagtgagttaaaagttgttcagggtaagaacaagtttagCCAGGCAGATAAGTGTGTCGGTAGCATGGATGGGAATTTCCAATATGaagtaaaattattaaataacaTCAAGTACATACCCTTTCTTGATTAATGTCTGCCAAGAAAATGCTTTTGTTCCTGTACAGTTCTTCATTCAAGGGATCGTGCCAGTACTCTGCCTGGACCAAACTAGAAAGAGAGCAATTTAAAGTTGCAAGAAAGACTGCAAATTAAAAGGTCTTAATTAATAGTCAAACAATTACAGTACATGATGACTATTTTCACATACACTATCCCCTTACAATTTCATGTGGATAAGTAAAGGTGAAATCACATGTGGTTGGTCCTGTGAAAATTATTGAAATTGTGCAGAAAAGCTGAATTCACAGCAGACTCTCCATGTTTTCCTACAAGTTACACACTATCATGACTTACAAAGACATCACCATTACTTTACTGTTGCTAGTTCAAAATCCTTgaacttcctatccaagtatctctATGACACAGGCTGCAGCAGTTTAGGTTAGCAATTTAAAGGCAATTAGGGAATGAGCAACAAATGCAAGTCTCACCAGCAATAATACACattgcagaaaatattcaaaggcatACAGCAAGTTCAAAAGAGGACAAGCAGGGATAAAGTGCCATATTTGTAGTTGTGCACGACTATCCTGGGCAATTCAGTGCTCTGTTTAGGTTAGAAAGTAAATAGAAGACATTCAAAAATTGGCCAAAATGAACTTAAGTCCTTACATGACCCTGTGTACAAGTCTCTTGCATTCAATTACCATGATATTTCAGAATACCACTCTCTCAAAAACAAAGCAACTCTAAATACAACCTAATTTTCCACTCATACTATGGAGTTCATCAACTAaagatgaaaattaattttcaatattttgaaatgaCCAAATTTAAGAATTCATCCTCAATTCATGTACTGTTTTGCTGAGaagacatcttaaaaaaaatggcaaactACAAATTATGATTCGAGTTAAAGTTCCAATTTGATTATTATAAATCTTCAATAGCTTCACATAAATAATACCCTTCAAGCCATAAAATCCAGTACCTTTTAGCTTTCATTTGGTTTTATAATGATTCTAAACTTCCATTTCACCTTTCTCCAATTTCTGCTGTAATTATTACTTCATGATTGACACAGAGTTCCATCCGGCAGTGGCAATTTCCTTTGGTCCTCACAAATTTATAACACATCCTATTTTAAGTATCTTCTAGTTTGGCAACACTTTTCAATGAAACAGAAAAGGCACCATTCCAGAAGAGGAATCTGCAGCAAACCACTGGCAAAAGACAAGTGCACTTCTGCACACAAGATACATTTACTGATTGTTTCTTGGCTCAACTTGTATTTATTCCATGAACTGCCCCATTAGTACAAGATGGAAGTTTCTTAAAGTCTCAGTGCTGGTACTTACTGCTTTTGAATAGAGCTTCTGTATGCACCAAAGTTCAGCAATTTCCTTATCCAGTCACAGAATTGAGAGCTCTCTCCAGGACAGTGGGGTACTCCATACACTCCTAGTGGTGGaagtgatggtggggagagatgggtgCAAAACATAGAATTAGAGTTCAATCTAAATGGAAGATCTGATTTTCTCTGCTTGTAAATAAAAACCTTGATACAATGCGAAATCTGCAGGCACAAGCTGTTGGTTTATTCAGTGTGATTTGCTATAATCTGTTCGCGTATTTGGTTCCAGATCTGTTCCAACTCACCTTGCCTGAGGGGGGTGGTTGAAAATGGATGACTGAAGCATTGAAGAACTGtccagatgagtacttgaataaCTTGGTTATGGAAgtccatggaccaagtgctgggtgatagGATTAATATGAAAGGAttcccactggttggcatggacaagttgggctgagtgAGCTATTTCCATGCAGTACACTTCTAAGACTCTATGATCTTGTGCATCATATAAATATTttagtttaaaatttttaaaaacagtcCACATGCAAAAACCATGGCAACTAATGTAACAACTGTAGATGAGAACGTGCTCGATTAGAATGCATGCCGTTTCTGTGCAACCACTGATCTTAATTGAAGCAGATTGAGACCATCCAACTTCATGAAGGACTGCTTCTCCCAGTTTAATTGATGGATGGTTTTACCAAAAGCTGATCTTTGAACACTGTTCTCAATATCTTTCAAATCACAATAAAGCAGCCTTGTTACTctgtttcctatcttcaatcTTTGTGGAATGGTAATGGAAAATGCAGTTTCAGTTGAAATGTGAGAAAGGtttgggaaggaggaggaggttggCCTTCTAGGATGAAAGAAGGCAGTGCAATTACAGTGAGCTGCTGCATGACTCACTGTATTTCAGACATGAACTTTATTAATATGACCTTTGAACAAATACCTGTATGAATAGCTGCAGTGTTCCGCAAGTTTCATTATACAACAGTATAAAGGTTTTAGGCTTTAATAGTTACACATTTCAACAGATAAGCCCTTAAAAGAGAACAGATAAGCCCTTAAAAGAGAACAGATAAGTAAATATTACCTTGATGTGGACTTCCAAATGTGATAAGATTAATCATAGCAGGAGAAGGACACCTCTGTGCTACAGCTCTTCTGTAATGGATATAGCATCGTTGATGAGAAAGTTTTTTTTGCTCAGTAAGCAGCCAGACCATAAAATGCCCCTTATttaactatatttttaaaaattgttttttattgGTTGTGAAATACTTTGGGATGTTTTTAGGATGTTAAAGTGCTCTACAAATGACAGTTTTTCCAATATTATAGCCCTACTGGTCACACTTACATAAACTGTCCTCCTTGAGAAAAGCCCATCGCATTGTATCCATTCTGCAGCTTCTCGTCCTTGGATAATATATTACACACCAACTCTACTTGGTCATTTATATTCATGAAGTAACCGTTCTTAATGTCCTAAAAAGAAAGTTTCCTAATACACATGAACTTTGAGGGATTGTACAATTAACAATAAATAAGTCTAAACCATGTTCCTTGTTTTTGAAACTCAGCATTTTACTTTCAAATCATTTAATAATTAACGGAGTTTCTCTAAATTTCGTGAATCTTGCAACATTCATTTCACTTCTGTTATCAAAATACTAATAAGCATGGCAGTGAATTGTATCGATCTGGTCACAGCTTCACTCCTTGGACTTGTACCATTAGCTTCTCTTTGGTTGCATATTTTTGGCTTATGTTGTACACCAACTTCTGAAATCTGTAATTCAAATGATCCTGTTTTTCATTACCAGCCTGTGACATGCATCGGATATGTGCAAATATGGATGAAAGATCCATCAGTATCAGACTTTACTATATTGACCTCCAGTCAAAATCCTGCTGCTAGAACCATCTAGGTTAATATAAAAATAGTAATCTGATATACCTTGCCAAAGCAGCCATGAAAAAACCAGTTACTAGTAACAGTCATGTTTGGGTAGGGGTGTGGTTTGCAGCAGTCAGTCACAAAGCTGAAATTTCCCCTTTTGTAATCAGAGATGccataagaaaataaaacataggTTTAAAAAGGGGTGTACAAAAATAGATTGatctcccaagttctctccttgaATGCATCTTCAGCACGATTCCCTACCCTGAAATTAAACCAAGGGAAATGTGGAACTAGCATGTTACAGAACAGTTTCAGATGACATTATAATTTTCCGCTCTGCAACTTTTTAAGATGTAGTATGAGAGTAAAAGACGACATGCAGTCCTAACCTACATGCACTTATGTAACTGGTTCAAAGTGCTGTtaatgaaactgaattttaaatcACATTATTCAATGGGTTAGGGAGAGAGGGAGCCCAAATCTTACATCTCACCCACACACGGCCACCAGGGATCATTGTATAAGAGGGAGGTGTACAAACATCTCTAGAGAAATACAGATGGTCTTCATTGCATCTAATAACTACAATATCCAGTTCAACAATCTTTTAAGCTTCTTACCAAATAGGTACAGTTTAGGAAGCTAGAATCAGACAGGGTCCTTAAGGAATACAAAGATGGCAAGAAAGAGCTCAAGCAAAGTATTAGGAAGGCCAAAGGGGGCCAAGAAATGTCCTTGACATAGGATTAAgcagaatcccaagacattttatacttacatcaaaaacaagagaataactagagagagaaagtaggaccactcaagaataaagg comes from the Pristis pectinata isolate sPriPec2 chromosome 22, sPriPec2.1.pri, whole genome shotgun sequence genome and includes:
- the LOC127581800 gene encoding palmitoyl-protein thioesterase 1-like isoform X3, which encodes MARQGVGYCLLFFCCVLEALSWKIVRNSTQPLPVVIWHGMGNSCCKGLTLHFIKLVKEAIPGSYVLSLEIGNTVEEDIKNGYFMNINDQVELVCNILSKDEKLQNGYNAMGFSQGGQFIRAVAQRCPSPAMINLITFGSPHQGVYGVPHCPGESSQFCDWIRKLLNFGAYRSSIQKHLVQAEYWHDPLNEELYRNKSIFLADINQERGINESYKENMMKLKKFVMIKFLKDSTVDPLDSEDRLGLKAMDKLNKLEFLSVDGDHLQFSQEWFVANIVPYLK
- the LOC127581800 gene encoding palmitoyl-protein thioesterase 1-like isoform X2; this translates as MARQGVGYCLLFFCCVLEALSWKIVRNSTQPLPVVIWHGMGNSCCKGLTLHFIKLVKEAIPGSYVLSLEIGNTVEEDIKNGYFMNINDQVELVCNILSKDEKLQNGYNAMGFSQGGQFIRAVAQRCPSPAMINLITFGSPHQGVYGVPHCPGESSQFCDWIRKLLNFGAYRSSIQKHLVQAEYWHDPLNEELYRNKSIFLADINQERGINESYKENMMKLKKFVMIKFLKDSTVDPLDSEWFGFYKTGQAKKTCTLQESVLYQEDRLGLKAMDKLNKLEFLSVDGDHLQFSQEW
- the LOC127581800 gene encoding palmitoyl-protein thioesterase 1-like isoform X1, which gives rise to MARQGVGYCLLFFCCVLEALSWKIVRNSTQPLPVVIWHGMGNSCCKGLTLHFIKLVKEAIPGSYVLSLEIGNTVEEDIKNGYFMNINDQVELVCNILSKDEKLQNGYNAMGFSQGGQFIRAVAQRCPSPAMINLITFGSPHQGVYGVPHCPGESSQFCDWIRKLLNFGAYRSSIQKHLVQAEYWHDPLNEELYRNKSIFLADINQERGINESYKENMMKLKKFVMIKFLKDSTVDPLDSEWFGFYKTGQAKKTCTLQESVLYQEDRLGLKAMDKLNKLEFLSVDGDHLQFSQEWFVANIVPYLK